In Aspergillus fumigatus Af293 chromosome 2, whole genome shotgun sequence, a genomic segment contains:
- a CDS encoding FAD-dependent oxidoreductase, with product MTPKKNFHVSVIGGGIAGVTLAIALYHRQIPVTIYEQAPAFGEVGAGVSFSPNAVEAMKVCHQGIYEAFEKVCTRNLWPSKQKVWFDYLDGYNKGTSTTAKNSSRQEIAFTISNSLGQTGVHRAHFLDELIKLVPRDISRFNKRLEHITEREDGKLVMKFADGSEEVTDVVIGCDGIKSQVRRILVGDGHPSANPSYTHKYAYRGLVPMEKAIEAVGEELASNSCMHMGPGGHVLTFPVNQGKTLNIVAFHTSPDKWTDYPRLTRQGTREEALRDFAGYGPNVINLLKLTEEKLSVWAIFDLGDHPVPTFYKGRICISGDAAHATSPHHGAGAGFCIEDTAVLATLLEDERVQSHKDLEAALAAYDTSRRERSQWLVQSSRFIGNSYEWLAEGVGDDFKKIEEAINHRNGIIANADIPKMCQEAREQLGKRLSRSRRGFL from the exons ATGACCCCTAAGAAGAACTTCCACGTTTCCGTTATTGGCGGTGGGATCGCCGGCGTGACTCTGGCTATAGCACTCTACCACCGTCAAATCCCGGTGACGATCTACGAACAAGCCCCTGCATTCGGCGAGGTCGGCGCAGGCGTCTCCTTCAGTCCGAATGCAGTGGAGGCCATGAAAGTCTGCCACCAGGGCATCTACGAGGCTTTCGAGAAAGTCTGCACGCGGAACCTATGGCCCTCAAAACAGAAAGTCTGGTTCGACTATCTGGACGGCTACAACAAAGGCACCTCGACGACTGCGAAGAACTCGAGTCGACAGGAAATTGCATtcaccatctccaacagCCTCGGCCAGACCGGTGTCCACCGCGCGCATTTCCTGGACGAGTTGATCAAGCTAGTCCCCCGTGATATCTCGCGGTTTAACAAGCGACTAGAGCATATCACCGAGCGTGAAGATGGCAAGCTCGTCATGAAGTTCGCGGATGGCTCGGAAGAGGTGACGGATGTGGTGATCGGCTGCGATGGGATCAAATCCCAGGTGCGACGCATACTCGTGGGCGATGGTCATCCGTCCGCGAACCCGTCGTACACACACAAGTATGCGTATCGGGGCCTGGTGCCCATGGAAAAGGCTATCGAGGCTGTTGGGGAGGAACTGGCGTCTAACTCGTGCATGCAT ATGGGCCCCGGCGGCCATGTGTTGACGTTCCCGGTCAACCAAGGCAAGACTCTCAACATTGTTGCCTTTCACACCTCGCCCGACAAATGGACCGACTACCCCCGACTGACGAGGCAGGGTACTCGCGAGGAAGCTCTCCGGGATTTTGCAGGCTACGGACCAAACGTCATCAACCTTCTGAAACTAACGGAGGAAAAGCTCAGTGTG TGGGCTATCTTCGATCTAGGCGACCACCCCGTCCCTACCTTCTACAAAGGCCGCATCTGTATCTCTGGTGACGCTGCGCACGCGACATCCCCGCACCACGGCGCTGGAGCCGGATTCTGCATTGAGGATACCGCCGTGCTGGCTACACTGCTGGAGGACGAGCGGGTGCAGTCTCACAAGGACCTCGAAGCTGCCCTTGCTGCCTACGATACCAGCCGCCGCGAGCGGTCTCAGTGGCTGGTGCAGAGCAGCAGGTTTATTGGGAACAGCTACGAGTGGTTGGCTGAGGGAGTTGGCGATGACTtcaagaagattgaagaggCGATCAATCACCGGAATGGTATCATTGCTAACGCAGATATCCCCAAGATGTGTCAGGAGGCAAGGGAGCAATTGGGCAAGAGATTGTCCAGGTCGCGGAGGGGTTTCTTATAG
- a CDS encoding F-box domain protein — MVYFPSEIVDIIMSHVGPEDFYTLFQCALVNRQWSRAALRALYRAEGLFPGVHRASAYEHSKIVRTHSSGIAESYADRDIVHKTTYVGQFLVDSDRVCFHLRDLSSLRRIAFKLRYGRFAFELKIIRLENYCNICAAVGWGKSSMTNNVTVGADRPKPF; from the exons ATGGTCTACTTTCCGTCTGAGATCGTTGACATAATTATGTCTCATGTCGGGCCCGAAGACTTCTATACCCTCTTCCAGTGTGCGCTCGTCAATCGCCAGTGGTCCAGAGCCGCTCTCCGTGCTTTGTACCG CGCTGAGGGCCTCTTCCCGGGTGTCCACAGAGCGTCTGCATACGAGCACTCCAAGATTGTAAGAACACATAGCAGCGGAATAGCTGAGTCGTATGCTGATAGAGACATAGTCCATAAGACCACTTACGTGGGCCAATTTTTGGTGGACTCTGATCGTGTCTGCTTTCACCTTCGAGACTTATCTTCCCTACGCCGCATTGCTTT CAAGTTGCGGTATGGTCGCTTCGCGTTCGAGCTCAAAATCATTCGTCTTGAGAATTATTGCAACATCTGTGCTGCCGTCGGTTGGGGTAAGTCTTCGATGACAAACAACGTGACCGTAGGTGCTGATCGACCCAAGCCATTTTAG
- a CDS encoding aromatic alcohol reductase: MPKVAIAGGSSPTLGASILAALSTSTNWTPVILSRQTNNPKQSPEGIETRYVDYTSHESLVAALQDIDTVLSVVLIPGPESITYQLNLLNAAIEAGCRRFAPSEFALREHAQAQVDLLQPKNVVWEAVMRKVEGKQIDAARFPCGMFMNYLGIGVGGEKEKEARAGFAEGAFLVHLDAEPAYVVVPVREDGSSPTLTLTDIRDVGRFVAAALDMEEWGGRELGMAGDTVSFDELVRLCERYTGKKVEVRRVTMQQLEDRLKEIPEADVLRRMDCQIAMACARDSSVVPGVLNEVCQVQPVKVEEFLRKYWA; this comes from the coding sequence ATGCCCAAAGTAGCCATCGCAGGAGGCTCCAGCCCAACACTAGGCGCATCCATCCTCGCCGCCCTCTCCACCTCGACCAACTGGACCCCCGTCATCCTCTCCCGACAGACCAACAACCCCAAGCAATCACCCGAAGGTATCGAAACCCGCTACGTGGACTATACATCCCATGAATCGCTCGTCGCCGCACTCCAGGACATCGACACCGTTCTCAGCGTCGTGCTCATCCCCGGCCCGGAATCAATCACCTACCAGCTGAACCTCCTCAACGCAGCCATAGAGGCCGGCTGTCGGCGATTCGCGCCCTCGGAGTTTGCCCTCCGCGAGCACGCCCAGGCGCAGGTTGACCTGTTGCAGCCGAAGAATGTCGTCTGGGAGGCGGTCATGCGCAAGGTGGAGGGGAAGCAGATCGACGCCGCGCGGTTCCCGTGCGGCATGTTCATGAATTACCTGGGGATCGGGGTTGGGGgcgagaaagaaaaggaggcgCGGGCTGGGTTCGCCGAGGGGGCGTTCCTTGTGCACTTGGATGCTGAGCCGGCGTATGTGGTTGTTCCTGTGAGAGAGGATGGATCGTCGCCGACGCTCACGTTGACGGATATCCGGGACGTGGGGAGGTTTGTGGCTGCTGCGCTCGACATGGAGGAGTGGGGAGGAAGGGAGCTGGGGATGGCGGGTGATACCGTCAGCTTCGATGAGTTGGTTAGGCTCTGTGAGAGGTACACCGGCAAGAAGGTTGAGGTGCGCCGGGTGACgatgcagcagctggaagatCGATTGAAGGAGATCCCTGAAGCAGATGTGCTCAGGCGGATGGACTGCCAGATAGCCATGGCGTGCGCGAGAGACAGCTCGGTGGTGCCGGGGGTCTTGAACGAGGTGTGCCAAGTTCAGCCGGTAAAGGTGGAGGAATTCCTGCGCAAGTACTGGGCATAA
- a CDS encoding putative C6 transcription factor, giving the protein MRSSIACARCRRSKIKCVNAGIDTTCRACESSGRECVYPTPAIGVGGGAAKRDIAAMVDGEDRNGDWDSPKRQRSRKAVGVSSSAAKDAAKASLEVLDSSVLTVKVWEAVFDLFQSHYAFILPFLHPASFLGQIRQLSGATSSSTVPNSENNRDTGQSPPAPKTEPNPLIPLGVLALTARFHPHLVAYHSPSSPGNPSNPLVASEFYAAALRSRLAGVDGASMAIPDLTRVQALLMLALHEWGMCRGKSAWLYVGMAIRLSQAMGLPFELENEVSSRDDPRSPAFKTETELFGVRRGPEPKEQTSDDVIAQETKRRTFWACFILDRCLSSGKYRPRMIRVKELGIQLPSDNAFAFGERVRTARLNEPSARRPPSFGSQGMQIPSIRQSIGGFSDDKLPNNVPPDNKPWSPISRRKDSSEDEIDRWEIGAEESVLSRVIRIIRIWGSIAKWSCAGGRRYACIHHPPVSNPRKLNIDRTEQLPPWHVDSRFSKLRTMLGEFQDGLSRNLQYSPRNTDTHIMYKNKLASYTVMHVVYFLSVIILHRAYIPFLPVRCNEPIGPLDEPLLPGERSGAPDGFWKDSARELFRAARQMLDLVVTCQERGVLVENPLVGFAIYNAAFMGVSASHFPHMDLEGSLSSKPGATDGTHGPVQTGKALDILRDMRSRLKMANGWFRTLNRLHSYFSKVKRDFRRHSRLDAPDPHTNGIRPVREGGAGGGLEEFKLLEKLFLDFGSIEDRLPETNADDDGADRATNVSDAGSNAVRSDPGETAESTLDGAGARRESWVPINSPGLPLPGPDAERRPSLPLPPRALQSQSPYSLPSLQHHPDGPLYGTSSPSLPSLAPSAGAPPSQYGQVPPPNRLQPLNSWLTRQQGPYSQSLPPINQATSHGLPLLPPPGSVNHAAASPPVTVDGFEGGVSNAMWSTSLGGDDVVAFLEGCDYDQLSSMMPSEVGIPTGWLSTVWSEFSR; this is encoded by the coding sequence ATGCGATCGAGTATAGCTTGCGCTCGGTGCCGACGGAGCAAGATCAAGTGCGTCAATGCCGGTATTGACACCACCTGTCGGGCATGCGAGTCCTCCGGCAGAGAATGTGTATATCCCACCCCGGCCATTGGCGTGGGTGGGGGTGCCGCCAAACGAGACATTGCCGCCATGGTCGATGGGGAGGATCGCAACGGCGATTGGGATAGCCCCAAGCGACAGCGCTCCCGCAAAGCCGTCGGCGTGTCCTCGTCTGCGGCCAAAGATGCAGCCAAAGCCTCGCTGGAGGTACTCGACTCGTCCGTGCTGACGGTCAAGGTCTGGGAGGCTGTCtttgatcttttccagtCGCATTACGCCTTCATCCTGCCCTTTCTACATCCCGCCTCCTTCCTCGGTCAGATTCGACAGCTCTCCGGGGCCACATCCTCCAGTACCGTCCCCAACTCCGAAAACAACCGAGACACCGGCCAAAGTCCGCCCGCTCCCAAAACCGAACCCAACCCTCTCATCCCTCTCGGAGTTCTGGCGCTCACCGCTCGATtccatcctcatctggtTGCCTACCATTCGCCCTCCTCCCCCGGCAACCCTTCGAATCCTCTCGTCGCATCCGAATTCTATGCGGCAGCGCTGCGCAGCCGGCTGGCCGGCGTCGATGGCGCCAGTATGGCGATTCCCGACCTCACTCGCGTGCAGGCGCTGCTGATGCTCGCCCTCCACGAATGGGGCATGTGCCGGGGCAAGAGCGCCTGGCTCTATGTCGGCATGGCGATCCGGCTGTCGCAGGCCATGGGACTGCCGTTTGAACTGGAGAATGAGGTCTCCTCTCGCGATGATCCCCGCTCGCCTGCCTTCAAAACCGAGACAGAGCTCTTTGGCGTGCGCCGCGGTCCGGAACCCAAAGAGCAGACGTCCGACGATGTGATCGCCCAGGAGACGAAGCGACGAACTTTTTGGGCCTGCTTTATCCTCGACCGCTGCCTCAGCAGCGGCAAATATCGTCCCCGGATGATCCGCGTCAAGGAACTTGGTATCCAATTGCCCAGCGACAACGCTTTCGCTTTCGGAGAGCGCGTGCGAACGGCGCGGCTGAACGAGCCATCCGCCCGTCGCCCGCCGAGCTTCGGCTCACAAGGGATGCAAATCCCCAGCATTCGCCAGAGTATCGGGGGCTTCAGCGATGACAAACTGCCCAACAATGTCCCTCCGGACAACAAGCCGTGGTCTCCGATCTCCCGGCGAAAGGACTCgagcgaggatgagatcgacCGATGGGAGATTGGGGCGGAGGAGTCGGTGTTGAGCCGGGTGATTCGCATCATTCGGATCTGGGGCAGTATCGCCAAGTGGTCGTGTGCGGGTGGACGAAGGTATGCATGCATCCACCATCCTCCCGTGAGTAACCCCCGAAAACTAAACATTGACAGAACCGAACAACTTCCTCCCTGGCACGTCGACTCGAGATTTTCGAAACTGCGGACGATGCTGGGTGAGTTCCAGGACGGACTCTCGCGCAATCTGCAGTACTCCCCTCGAAACACCGACACCCATATCATGTACAAGAACAAGCTGGCATCCTACACCGTCATGCATGTAGTGTACTTTCTCTCCGTCATTATTCTTCACCGCGCCTACATCCCCTTTCTTCCCGTTCGGTGCAACGAGCCGATCGGCCCCCTGGACGAGCCACTGCTCCCTGGTGAGAGGTCAGGGGCGCCCGACGGGTTCTGGAAAGACAGTGCGCGTGAGCTGTTCCGGGCCGCCCGACAGATGTTGGACCTGGTGGTAACCTGTCAGGAGCGCGGTGTTCTTGTTGAAAACCCGCTGGTCGGGTTTGCCATCTACAATGCGGCCTTTATGGGCGTCTCGGCGTCCCACTTTCCGCACATGGACCTGGAGGGATCGTTGAGCTCCAAGCCCGGTGCAACGGATGGAACGCACGGCCCGGTGCAGACTGGCAAGGCTCTCGACATCTTGCGCGATATGCGGTCTCGTTTGAAAATGGCCAATGGATGGTTCCGCACGCTGAACCGACTGCACAGCTACTTTTCCAAGGTGAAGCGTGACTTCCGACGCCACTCCCGCCTGGACGCTCCGGATCCGCATACCAACGGGATCCGCCCGGTACGGGAGGGTGGTGCCGGCGGCGGTCTTGAGGAGTTCAAGCTGCTCGAAAAGCTGTTCCTCGACTTTGGCAGCATCGAGGACCGGCTGCCCGAGACCAatgccgacgatgacgggGCCGACCGGGCGACCAACGTCAGTGATGCGGGCAGCAACGCGGTCCGCAGTGACCCTGGCGAGACGGCCGAGTCTACCCTGGATGGTGCCGGCGCCCGGCGCGAGTCGTGGGTCCCCATTAACAGCCCGGGTCTTCCTCTGCCTGGACCGGATGCCGAGCGGCGGCCCAGCCTGCCGTTGCCCCCACGGGCCTTGCAGTCGCAGTCGCCGTATTCGCTCCCGTCGTTGCAGCACCATCCCGATGGCCCTCTCTACGGCACCTCGTCACCAAGCCTCCCATCCCTTGCTCCTTCTGCAGGGGCACCCCCGTCGCAGTATGGCCAAGTGCCGCCGCCGAACCGTCTCCAGCCATTGAACTCGTGGCTCACCCGCCAACAAGGGCCATACTCGCAGTCGCTGCCCCCGATCAACCAGGCGACCTCCCATGGCCTGCCACTGCTGCCCCCGCCGGGATCCGTCAACCATGCTGCGGCCTCGCCCCCTGTGACGGTGGACGGATTCGAAGGTGGCGTCTCGAATGCCATGTGGTCGAccagcctcggcggcgatgatgTGGTCGCATTCCTCGAGGGATGCGACTATGACCAGCTGTCTAGCATGATGCCATCCGAAGTTGGCATCCCTACTGGATGGTTGAGCACTGTGTGGAGTGAGTTCTCACGGTAG